The Pseudodesulfovibrio sp. S3 genome window below encodes:
- a CDS encoding DNA integrity scanning protein DisA nucleotide-binding domain protein → MSEAAFENICMFHILDGLCEGLSHFSQQSRAAIIYARAPGSPPRICDPQGLLEGHEPKLRDYYLYSSKWRDSGECGNGLEVISQDEAGLDLSGIITLGARSQSMGYQMWFTEEHPDMCSTGPTRSWLEYAAELVSQSFQTCNIMGLDTAGFMLQHCAPHAIRDFIVDERSRMGWLDTKIRVYPFLDALIGVSGTKEEGAWPRGRMVVVEPSQLDQVRFVCRFPENEQPRVKDIKHVRKLLQAVEDSGRVLVADGSSVLGIAIGPMPGAYLAAQFSGTHGFLWIQERLVCSFSDGRFHSSNLKANLVQLEEQLLETDMDMESQTSLFKMVSLMVNRVRDRKHGCTLVVDMSDERLTMSGQHFVEPLDLKDSSQLKLACSLAKLDGALHLGRDLKLHGFACLMDGRSVPGENRARGARFNSALRFTAEHDHIVVVVVSADRPVSIIKNGVELTAQCNFQQICGLQRPQLLAEWVMR, encoded by the coding sequence ATGTCTGAAGCCGCGTTCGAAAACATCTGCATGTTCCATATTCTGGACGGTCTCTGCGAAGGGTTGTCCCATTTTTCGCAACAGAGTCGGGCAGCGATCATATATGCCCGTGCACCGGGTTCTCCCCCACGCATCTGCGACCCTCAGGGACTGTTGGAAGGACATGAACCAAAGCTTCGGGATTATTATCTCTATTCAAGCAAATGGCGTGATTCTGGTGAATGCGGCAATGGGCTGGAGGTCATCAGTCAGGACGAGGCCGGACTGGACCTGTCCGGTATCATCACACTGGGCGCCAGATCCCAGTCCATGGGATACCAGATGTGGTTCACCGAGGAGCACCCGGACATGTGCTCCACCGGCCCTACCAGGAGCTGGTTGGAGTATGCTGCGGAACTTGTCTCCCAGAGTTTTCAGACCTGCAACATCATGGGATTGGACACGGCCGGGTTCATGCTCCAGCATTGCGCCCCTCATGCCATCAGGGATTTCATCGTGGATGAGCGGTCGAGGATGGGCTGGCTTGATACCAAAATACGTGTGTATCCCTTTCTGGACGCCCTTATCGGTGTGTCCGGCACCAAGGAAGAGGGCGCATGGCCGCGCGGCCGCATGGTGGTGGTGGAACCAAGCCAATTGGATCAAGTCCGGTTCGTCTGTCGTTTTCCCGAGAATGAGCAGCCAAGAGTGAAGGATATCAAGCATGTCCGCAAATTGTTGCAGGCCGTGGAGGATTCCGGGCGCGTGCTGGTGGCCGATGGTTCGTCGGTGCTTGGCATAGCCATCGGTCCCATGCCCGGGGCCTATCTGGCAGCGCAGTTTTCCGGTACCCACGGGTTTTTGTGGATACAGGAACGCCTGGTGTGCAGTTTCTCCGACGGGCGGTTCCATTCCTCCAACCTCAAGGCCAATCTGGTCCAGCTGGAGGAACAGCTCCTGGAAACGGATATGGACATGGAAAGCCAGACGTCCCTTTTCAAGATGGTTTCGCTCATGGTCAACCGGGTCCGTGACAGAAAACACGGCTGCACGTTGGTGGTGGACATGTCCGATGAGCGCCTTACCATGTCCGGCCAGCATTTTGTGGAGCCGCTGGACCTCAAGGACAGCAGTCAGCTCAAATTGGCCTGTTCCCTGGCCAAGCTGGACGGTGCCCTGCATCTCGGGCGTGACCTGAAGCTGCACGGCTTCGCCTGCCTCATGGACGGCCGGAGCGTGCCCGGTGAAAACAGGGCCAGGGGCGCACGGTTCAATTCGGCCCTGCGCTTTACAGCCGAGCATGATCACATCGTGGTTGTGGTCGTGTCTGCGGACCGGCCCGTGTCCATCATCAAGAACGGCGTGGAACTGACCGCCCAGTGCAACTTCCAGCAGATTTGCGGGTTGCAGCGCCCGCAGCTCCTGGCCGAATGGGTCATGCGCTAG
- a CDS encoding competence protein ComEC has translation MSDPLFWVLVFPALAVSGLLIQMILSLFSCCATFKLRGRTIPLKWWMIPAAGALCGLLWFLAVLYVLLPAS, from the coding sequence ATGTCTGACCCCCTTTTTTGGGTTCTTGTTTTCCCTGCCCTGGCCGTTTCCGGCCTGCTCATCCAAATGATTCTGTCACTCTTCAGCTGTTGCGCCACCTTCAAGCTCAGGGGGCGGACCATCCCGCTCAAATGGTGGATGATTCCTGCCGCCGGGGCGCTTTGCGGTTTGTTGTGGTTTCTTGCGGTGCTCTATGTCCTTCTCCCTGCCTCATGA